A single window of Chitinophagaceae bacterium DNA harbors:
- a CDS encoding proline dehydrogenase: MNKNTNNHPQFDPDNLEGAFGHLSNKDIKTRDRIFSLFNSKFLVKFGTSAVYKASRLGLPVSFFVPKKLYRLFVGGENLKQCAPLVIRLQKDKVFTILDYAVEAKSGEREYDKTLNENLDALAFGKKYPGLKVISAKISGLAENALLESIQKGEDLTENQKDKLKKVRQRLDKLALSASENNTGIFFDAEESWVQNPMDMLVDELMEKYNKEKVVVFNTYQLYRKDRLDFLKKSFQNAKEKNFLLGAKIVRGAYIEKENERAIKMGYPSPIHQSKSDTDNDYDAAIDFCLQNLKDISVCVATHNENSCKLALDLAQKYNIDLNHPHLFFSQLFGMGDHLTYNLANAGCNATKYIPYGPIKEAIPYLMRRIQENSSVEGQMGRELGLLKKEIKRRNI; encoded by the coding sequence ATGAATAAAAACACAAATAATCATCCCCAATTTGACCCTGATAATCTGGAGGGTGCTTTCGGACATTTATCAAACAAAGATATAAAAACAAGAGACAGAATCTTTAGTCTTTTTAACAGTAAATTTTTAGTAAAATTTGGAACTTCAGCAGTCTATAAAGCTTCCAGGCTAGGGCTTCCCGTATCATTCTTTGTACCTAAAAAACTGTATCGTTTGTTTGTTGGAGGTGAAAATTTAAAGCAATGTGCCCCTTTGGTAATTAGGCTGCAAAAAGATAAAGTATTTACTATTTTGGATTATGCAGTTGAAGCAAAATCAGGTGAAAGAGAATATGATAAAACTTTAAATGAGAATTTAGATGCCCTGGCCTTCGGGAAAAAATACCCGGGACTTAAAGTAATTAGTGCTAAAATAAGTGGTCTTGCAGAGAATGCTCTTTTAGAATCTATTCAAAAAGGTGAAGATCTTACTGAAAATCAAAAAGATAAACTCAAAAAAGTAAGACAAAGACTGGATAAGCTGGCTCTATCCGCCTCCGAAAACAATACCGGCATTTTTTTTGATGCAGAAGAAAGCTGGGTTCAGAATCCAATGGATATGCTGGTTGATGAGTTGATGGAAAAGTATAATAAAGAGAAAGTTGTGGTATTCAATACTTATCAACTATACCGAAAGGACAGACTTGATTTTTTGAAAAAATCATTTCAAAATGCGAAGGAAAAAAACTTTCTGCTGGGAGCTAAAATTGTCCGTGGAGCCTATATAGAGAAAGAAAATGAACGCGCTATAAAAATGGGCTATCCATCACCTATTCATCAAAGCAAGTCTGATACAGATAATGACTACGATGCTGCAATAGACTTTTGTCTCCAAAACTTAAAAGATATTTCCGTTTGTGTAGCAACTCACAATGAAAATAGCTGTAAACTGGCATTAGACTTAGCTCAAAAATATAATATTGACCTTAATCATCCTCATTTGTTCTTCTCACAGCTCTTTGGTATGGGAGATCATCTAACTTACAATTTGGCAAATGCCGGCTGTAATGCAACTAAATACATACCCTACGGGCCCATAAAAGAGGCTATTCCTTATTTAATGAGACGAATACAGGAAAATTCTTCTGTAGAAGGTCAAATGGGACGTGAATTAGGATTATTAAAAAAGGAAATTAAACGAAGAAATATTTAA
- the rpmB gene encoding 50S ribosomal protein L28 — MSRICDLSGKRPLVGHKVSHSNVKSKRRFYPNLQKKTYFIPELDEYITLKICTKTMRTIDKYGIYNYLKKLEKEGKISIK; from the coding sequence ATGTCAAGAATATGTGATTTATCCGGTAAAAGACCCTTGGTTGGGCATAAGGTTTCGCATTCCAATGTGAAGTCTAAAAGAAGGTTTTATCCGAACCTTCAAAAAAAGACGTATTTCATTCCGGAATTAGATGAGTATATAACCCTTAAGATTTGTACTAAGACTATGCGTACGATTGATAAGTATGGCATCTATAACTATCTTAAAAAACTCGAGAAAGAAGGTAAAATTTCTATAAAGTAA
- a CDS encoding DUF4295 domain-containing protein, which yields MAKVSKNARTDRVAGSKDMVKVIRAVKSKSGSYSFKSKIVHKDNVKESLS from the coding sequence ATGGCTAAAGTAAGTAAAAACGCTAGAACTGACCGTGTTGCGGGAAGTAAAGATATGGTTAAAGTAATACGTGCCGTTAAGAGTAAATCCGGCTCATATTCTTTCAAATCCAAGATTGTTCATAAGGATAATGTTAAAGAATCTTTATCTTAA
- the rimO gene encoding 30S ribosomal protein S12 methylthiotransferase RimO, with translation MKTKPKGRNKVNVITLGCSKNLVDSEVLMAQLKAADVDVAHEDNENERRIVIINTCGFIDNAKEESVSTILQYADAKVKGLVDKVYVTGCLSQRYKSDLEKEIPEVDAYFGTRELPRLLKQFKADYKHELVGERLLTSPAHYAYLKISEGCNRTCAFCAIPLMRGKHISKPIEELVNEAKKLAAKGVVELMLIAQELTYYGLDIYKKRALNELLLALSEVEGIEWIKLHYAYPSKFPVEIFDAMNESPKVCNYLDMPLQHISNNVLNNMKRQITKEEIEALLRTAREKVPGIAIRTTMLVGFPGETEADFEELKDFVKEQKFDRLGVFAYSHEENTFAGDHLKDDVPHEVKQQRCADLMEIQQEISFKKNTDFIGKVVKVLIDKKESGYFVGRTAIDSPEVDNEVLITAENEYLSPGSFVDVEITNAGEFDLYAVPLTK, from the coding sequence TTGAAGACGAAACCCAAAGGACGAAATAAAGTAAATGTAATTACTTTAGGTTGTTCTAAAAATCTTGTTGATTCCGAAGTCTTAATGGCACAGCTAAAAGCTGCTGACGTTGATGTGGCTCATGAAGATAATGAAAATGAAAGACGAATTGTAATCATAAACACTTGTGGTTTTATTGATAATGCAAAAGAAGAGTCTGTAAGTACTATACTCCAATATGCCGATGCAAAAGTGAAAGGTCTGGTAGATAAAGTTTACGTAACGGGCTGTTTATCTCAAAGATATAAAAGCGACCTTGAAAAAGAAATTCCGGAAGTTGACGCTTATTTCGGCACTAGAGAATTACCTCGGCTGCTAAAGCAATTTAAAGCCGACTACAAGCACGAATTGGTTGGCGAAAGACTACTTACCTCACCGGCACATTATGCCTACCTGAAGATTTCAGAGGGCTGTAACCGGACTTGCGCATTTTGTGCCATACCTTTAATGAGAGGAAAACATATTTCCAAACCTATTGAAGAATTGGTAAACGAAGCTAAAAAGCTTGCAGCTAAAGGAGTCGTGGAGTTGATGTTGATTGCTCAGGAATTAACCTATTACGGACTTGATATATATAAGAAAAGAGCGCTTAATGAATTGCTCTTAGCTTTATCTGAAGTAGAAGGTATAGAATGGATTAAGTTACATTATGCTTATCCCTCAAAATTTCCGGTAGAAATTTTTGACGCGATGAATGAAAGCCCAAAAGTTTGTAATTACCTCGATATGCCTTTGCAACATATTTCAAATAATGTTTTAAATAACATGAAAAGGCAGATTACCAAAGAGGAAATTGAAGCTCTATTAAGAACAGCCAGAGAAAAAGTGCCGGGCATAGCTATCAGAACAACTATGCTGGTTGGATTTCCCGGTGAAACAGAAGCTGATTTTGAAGAGTTGAAAGATTTTGTGAAAGAACAGAAATTTGACAGATTAGGGGTGTTCGCTTATTCTCATGAGGAAAATACATTTGCAGGAGATCATCTTAAAGACGATGTCCCTCATGAAGTAAAACAGCAGCGTTGTGCAGATTTAATGGAAATTCAACAGGAGATTTCTTTTAAAAAGAACACTGACTTTATTGGCAAAGTCGTAAAAGTCTTAATTGATAAAAAAGAGTCCGGTTATTTTGTAGGACGAACAGCAATAGATTCTCCGGAAGTGGATAATGAAGTTTTAATTACTGCAGAAAACGAGTATTTGTCTCCGGGTTCTTTTGTAGACGTTGAAATTACTAATGCAGGTGAATTTGACTTGTACGCTGTGCCCCTGACAAAATAA
- the ftsY gene encoding signal recognition particle-docking protein FtsY → MGLFDFFSKEKKEKLDKGLEKTKSSFFSKLTKAVAGKSKVDEDVLDNLEEILIASDVGIDTTIKIIDRIEARVAKDKYLGVDELNIILKEEVTKLLTENHQPISADYFPAGAPKPYVILVVGVNGVGKTTTIGKLSNQFKNNGKKVLLGAADTFRAAAIEQLEVWSKRVDVPIVMKTMGADPAAVAYETAERAQKEDFDVAIIDTAGRLHNKVNLMNELTKIRRVVEKIIPDGPHEVMLVLDASTGQNAIEQAKQFTKATKVTAIALTKLDGTAKGGVVIGIADQFKIPVKFIGVGEKVEDLQVFNPEAFVDSLFKN, encoded by the coding sequence ATGGGATTATTTGACTTTTTCTCAAAAGAAAAAAAGGAAAAGCTCGATAAGGGTTTAGAAAAGACAAAAAGCAGTTTTTTTTCCAAACTTACTAAAGCAGTTGCCGGTAAGTCTAAAGTAGATGAAGATGTACTGGATAATTTGGAAGAAATATTGATTGCCTCAGATGTAGGCATAGATACAACCATCAAAATTATAGATAGAATTGAAGCACGGGTTGCCAAAGATAAATATTTGGGTGTGGATGAACTCAACATCATTTTAAAGGAAGAAGTTACCAAGCTGCTTACCGAAAATCATCAGCCTATTTCAGCTGACTATTTTCCTGCCGGCGCCCCCAAGCCCTACGTAATACTTGTAGTTGGAGTTAATGGTGTTGGAAAAACAACGACCATCGGAAAATTGTCTAACCAATTTAAAAATAACGGTAAAAAAGTTTTACTGGGAGCCGCTGATACTTTTAGAGCTGCGGCTATTGAGCAATTAGAGGTTTGGTCTAAGAGAGTGGATGTCCCGATTGTAATGAAAACTATGGGAGCCGACCCGGCAGCAGTAGCCTATGAAACGGCTGAAAGAGCACAAAAAGAAGATTTTGATGTGGCGATTATTGATACTGCCGGTCGACTTCATAACAAGGTAAATCTCATGAATGAGCTGACCAAAATAAGAAGGGTGGTTGAAAAAATTATACCCGATGGTCCGCATGAAGTGATGCTTGTACTGGATGCTTCAACAGGGCAAAATGCAATTGAACAGGCTAAGCAATTTACTAAAGCAACTAAGGTAACTGCAATTGCGTTAACTAAACTGGACGGAACTGCTAAAGGCGGAGTTGTAATTGGTATTGCCGATCAGTTTAAAATTCCGGTTAAATTTATAGGAGTAGGAGAAAAGGTAGAAGACCTGCAGGTATTTAACCCCGAAGCTTTTGTTGATTCTCTGTTTAAAAATTAA
- the bshC gene encoding bacillithiol biosynthesis cysteine-adding enzyme BshC, translating into MKFKPSDINFSDTNSFSNTLISYLAKEEIWKKFTSFNADFDGIRQASENTLSKYISRKILNEVLNAQYKSVNCPEKLQQNLEKLKSEKTLTITAAHQPVVLGGPLYVALKIIHAVKLADTLNEKSFGYTYVPVYVMGSEDHDFEEISGVDLYGKRVKWEREAEGPVGRLSLKGFEELRNQLSGIIEGSPEAEKVLGIFDKTHAESKTFGKFTFKWIHHFFAHLGLVILRPDNKSLKSLMVPIWEKEIKDSFSQKCVLKSLKNWPANHKIQAKPRDINLFYFENGKRQRLSREGKTSSIIEAVDDKIEKNEEEWLEVLREFPEKFSPNVFLRPLYQSTVLPDAVFIGGPSEIAYWLELKEIFDAANAGFPVLMPRASLLWIDKYRNNKLHKLKIDDLDLFRSTDKIVKSKILEKSANELNLNTEIEGLSQLYNEVLKKALQIDKNLEKSVESEKTKSINSFKNLESKIIRAEKRHNETLVNQVENIKEKLFPSGSLMERKEAFLSLYLQHGSDAWQVIYENIEPITKKFKIIRECEE; encoded by the coding sequence ATGAAATTCAAACCGTCCGACATAAACTTTAGTGATACAAATTCCTTCTCAAATACCCTGATCAGCTATCTGGCTAAAGAAGAAATCTGGAAAAAGTTTACTTCGTTTAATGCGGATTTTGATGGTATTCGGCAGGCATCTGAGAATACACTTTCAAAATATATCTCCCGAAAGATATTGAATGAAGTTCTAAACGCCCAATATAAGTCTGTAAATTGTCCGGAAAAACTACAGCAAAACCTTGAAAAACTTAAGAGTGAGAAAACCTTAACAATTACTGCTGCTCACCAGCCGGTAGTTTTAGGAGGACCCTTGTATGTAGCATTGAAAATAATTCATGCGGTGAAATTAGCCGACACATTAAATGAAAAATCATTCGGCTACACTTATGTTCCGGTTTATGTAATGGGTAGTGAAGACCACGATTTTGAAGAAATTTCGGGAGTAGATCTATATGGTAAGCGTGTAAAATGGGAGCGCGAAGCCGAAGGACCTGTCGGTCGACTTTCATTAAAGGGTTTTGAGGAATTAAGAAATCAACTTTCAGGCATAATTGAAGGAAGCCCTGAGGCTGAAAAAGTTCTGGGAATTTTTGACAAAACTCATGCTGAAAGTAAGACATTTGGAAAGTTTACTTTCAAATGGATACATCATTTTTTTGCTCATTTAGGCTTGGTTATTTTGAGGCCGGATAATAAAAGTTTAAAATCCTTAATGGTACCAATTTGGGAAAAGGAAATTAAGGATTCTTTTTCACAGAAATGTGTTTTAAAAAGTCTGAAAAACTGGCCGGCAAACCATAAAATTCAGGCAAAACCCAGAGATATTAACCTTTTTTATTTTGAAAATGGTAAACGTCAAAGACTTAGCAGAGAAGGCAAGACATCTTCAATAATAGAGGCTGTAGATGATAAAATTGAAAAAAATGAAGAAGAATGGCTGGAAGTTCTCAGAGAATTTCCGGAAAAATTCAGCCCCAATGTTTTTCTAAGACCATTATACCAGTCAACAGTTTTACCGGATGCCGTTTTTATAGGCGGCCCCTCTGAAATAGCTTATTGGCTTGAATTGAAAGAAATATTTGACGCTGCAAATGCCGGCTTCCCTGTATTAATGCCCCGAGCTAGTTTATTATGGATAGATAAATACAGAAATAATAAATTGCATAAACTGAAAATAGATGATTTAGATTTATTTCGCTCTACAGATAAAATTGTCAAAAGTAAAATTTTGGAAAAATCTGCCAATGAACTTAATTTAAACACTGAAATTGAAGGGTTGAGCCAACTTTATAATGAAGTTTTGAAAAAAGCCTTGCAAATTGATAAAAATCTGGAAAAATCGGTTGAATCTGAAAAAACTAAATCAATTAATAGTTTTAAGAATCTGGAAAGCAAAATTATTCGTGCAGAAAAGAGACACAATGAAACATTGGTCAATCAAGTTGAAAATATTAAGGAAAAACTTTTCCCCTCAGGTTCATTAATGGAGCGTAAAGAAGCATTCCTTTCACTTTATCTGCAACATGGTTCAGATGCCTGGCAGGTGATTTATGAAAATATTGAACCAATCACTAAAAAGTTTAAGATAATTCGTGAGTGTGAAGAATAA
- the rpmG gene encoding 50S ribosomal protein L33: MAKKSKGGRQQIILECTEHKDSGMSGTSRYISTKNKKNHPERLELKKYNPVLKKYTIHKEIK; the protein is encoded by the coding sequence ATGGCAAAGAAATCAAAAGGTGGAAGGCAACAAATTATACTTGAGTGCACAGAGCATAAAGATTCAGGTATGTCGGGAACTTCTCGCTATATATCAACAAAGAACAAGAAAAATCATCCGGAAAGATTGGAACTTAAAAAGTATAATCCGGTTTTAAAGAAGTATACTATTCACAAAGAAATTAAATAA